One Thunnus albacares chromosome 12, fThuAlb1.1, whole genome shotgun sequence genomic region harbors:
- the fam78ba gene encoding protein FAM78B codes for MCILARYHLLPSSLVLLILLVACTMGCIQSIACKPRIRRENIVVYEVSASIDQCPTIIEENSPIVLRYKTPYFRASAGVVMPPVPRNETWVVGWIQACTQMEFYNTYGDIGMSSWELPELREGRVKAISDSDGVSYPWYGNTTETVTLTGPTSKPSRLTVSMNDNFYPSVTWAVPISNSNTPMLTHITRDQSFITWLVAMNSITKERIVLQTVRWRMRVDIAVDPDMPLGSRASLVGRPYQEQPHILNYQEPIPPNALGRPNANDAQVLMWRPRRGAPLVVIPPK; via the exons ATGTGCATACTGGCCAGGTATCATTTGCTCCCTTCTTCTCTGGTTTTGCTCATTTTGCTTGTCGCCTGCACTATGGGCTGTATTCAGAGCATCGCATGCAAGCCCCGCATCAGACGGGAGAACAttgtggtgtatgaggtgtcAGCCTCTATCGACCAGTGTCCCACCATCATTGAGGAGAACTCACCAATTGTGCTCCGTTACAAGACGCCTTACTTCAGGGCCTCAGCAGGAGTAGTGATGCCGCCAGTGCCCCGAAACGAAACCTGGGTGGTGGGCTGGATCCAAGCTTGCACCCAGATGGAGTTCTACAACACCTATGGTGATATTGGCAT GTCCAGCTGGGAGTTACCAGAGCTGAGAGAGGGTCGGGTCAAGGCCATCAGCGACTCAGATGGAGTCAGCTACCCCTGGTACGGCAACACCACTGAGACGGTCACCCTGACTGGCCCAACGTCCAAACCGTCCCGCCTGACGGTCAGCATGAACGACAACTTTTACCCCAGCGTGACGTGGGCTGTGCCCATCAGCAACAGCAACACCCCCATGCTGACCCACATCACCAGGGACCAGAGCTTCATCACCTGGCTGGTGGCCATGAACTCTATCACCAAG gAGCGTATCGTGTTGCAGACGGTGCGGTGGCGGATGCGGGTGGACATCGCCGTGGACCCAGACATGCCTCTGGGCTCACGGGCCTCATTGGTGGGTCGTCCCTACCAGGAGCAACCGCACATCCTCAACTACCAGGAGCCCATTCCTCCCAACGCGCTGGGGAGGCCGAACGCCAACGACGCCCAAGTGCTAATGTGGAGGCCACGGAGAGGGGCACCACTAGTGGTCATACCGCCAAAATAG
- the cmpk gene encoding UMP-CMP kinase has translation MIGRVFGTVSQRVCSLYNQVSLMMKPQVVFVLGGPGAGKGTQCARIVENYNYTHLSAGDLLRAERAREGSEFGQLIANYIKEGKIVPVEITINLLKKAMEETMQQDEKKFRFLIDGFPRNEDNLQGWNTVMDEKADVKFVLFFDCGNEVCINRCLERGKSSGRTDDNRESLEKRIQTYLQSTRPIIELYEKLGKVRTVDASRSVDEVFADVKAILDKEG, from the exons ATGATCGGCCGTGTGTTCGGCACCGTGTCTCAGAGGGTGTGCAGCTTGTATAACCAGGTGTCGCTGATGATGAAGCCGCAGGTTGTGTTCGTGTTGGGCGGGCCGGGCGCCGGCAAAGGCACCCAGTGCGCCAGGATCGTGGAG AACTACAACTACACCCATCTGTCAGCGGGGGACTTGCTGAGGGCAGAGCGAGCTAGAGAGGGCTCAGAGTTTGGACAGCTCATTGCCAACTACATCAAGGAAGGCAAAATTGTCCCTGTGGAGATCACCATCAACTTACTCAAAAAG GCAATGGAGGAGACCATGCAGCAAGATGAGAAAAAGTTCCGTTTCCTCATAGACGGTTTCCCCCGCAACGAGGACAACCTTCAGGGCTGGAACACTGTTATGGATGAGAAAGCAGATGTCAAATTTGTGCTTTTCTTTGATTGTGGCAATGAG GTTTGCATCAACAGATGTCTAGAAAGAGGGAAGAGCAGTGGACGCACAGATGACAACAGGGAAAGCCTGGAGAAAAG AATCCAAACCTACCTGCAGTCTACACGACCAATCATTGAGCTGTATGAAAAACTCGGCAAGGTGCGCACTGTAGACGCCTCTCGTTCTGTGGATGAG